TGGCTAAATTCAGGATAATAATTTAAATCTCGTTTTTCTAAAGGCAATTGCGTGACACTATTAGCGATGTGTAACATGCGTTCTGACACTTTACACGTACCACACATCGGCGTATAGCCAAAGATTAATTTAATATCTTGTTCTTGTTCATTAAATGTATTGTTCGATTGCTCTAAAACACTCATGATATGAATACTTTCCTTTTACATAAAAATCGTTTTTGACGTCAAATCCATGCCGCCCTAAAACATTTGAGAGGTAATCTCGTGGACACCGTGCCACTTCACTAAAAGTTGAATCAATGAAGATATCTGTACTTTCACTTAAATACTTTGAAAACCATTTTCGAATCTTTCGCCCTTCAGTATCAGCATCAACAAGAATATATACTTGTTTGCCGTACAAAGATTCAATCATATTATCTAACTTTTCGATGCCCATCGTGCCATGTGTACAAATGATATCAACCGGTTCTAATAACACTTCCTTAACTCTTTTTTTATCAGATTTGCCTTCTACAACAATTACTTTATTAATCATCGCCATGGTCTTCACCTTCTAAAAAGTTAGTATTCAGTGCAAAAAAACTCCAAGATAATCAAAGGAATATCTAGGAGTTTAAAAATATTATTCGCCAATCATTTCTTGATAACCTTGTGCATCCATTAAAGCATCAAGTTCACTTTCATCGCTTAATTCAACTTTCACCATCCAAGCTTTCTCATATGGCGATTCATTTACAGCTTCTGGCTCGTCTTCAAGATCTTCATTCACTTCTACGATTTTACCAGATACTGGTGAATATAATTCTGAAACTGTTTTTACAGATTCAACGCTACCGAAAGTTTCGCCTTCTGATACTTCATCATCCACTTCTGGAAGTTCAACGAATACGATATCTCCTAATTCGTTTTGTGCAAAGTCTGTAATACCAACAGTTGCAACATTTCCTTCGACTTTTACCCACTCGTGTTCTTTTGAATATTTTAATTCACTTGGCACTGCCACTTGAATCCCCTCCTATATTTGTTTACAAGATAATCATGACACACATGTTTTTATCAATCAACTATTTTATTATAACCAAGTTTCACGATAAACTTGTTCATTAAAACCGACTGTAACTTTATCACCTAAAATTGCTAAAGGACGTTTCACTAACATACCATCGGACGCTAAAAGTTCTAACTTTTCATCCTCTGATAAAGTATCTAATTTATCCTTTAAATTTAACTCACGATATTTTGCACCATGTGTATTGAATAATCTTTTGATTTCAATTCCTGAACGGTCCACAATAT
The sequence above is a segment of the Staphylococcus hyicus genome. Coding sequences within it:
- a CDS encoding thioredoxin family protein, which encodes MSVLEQSNNTFNEQEQDIKLIFGYTPMCGTCKVSERMLHIANSVTQLPLEKRDLNYYPEFSQMFEIQSVPILLIMHNDKEVDRIYAFQSVTFLLERLKKVIDEIRG
- a CDS encoding toprim domain-containing protein translates to MAMINKVIVVEGKSDKKRVKEVLLEPVDIICTHGTMGIEKLDNMIESLYGKQVYILVDADTEGRKIRKWFSKYLSESTDIFIDSTFSEVARCPRDYLSNVLGRHGFDVKNDFYVKGKYSYHECFRAIEQYI
- the gcvH gene encoding glycine cleavage system protein GcvH, translating into MAVPSELKYSKEHEWVKVEGNVATVGITDFAQNELGDIVFVELPEVDDEVSEGETFGSVESVKTVSELYSPVSGKIVEVNEDLEDEPEAVNESPYEKAWMVKVELSDESELDALMDAQGYQEMIGE
- a CDS encoding arsenate reductase family protein, which codes for MIKFYQYPNCTTCKKAAKFLSEQGVSFEPIDIVQLTPTKDEFKDIVDRSGIEIKRLFNTHGAKYRELNLKDKLDTLSEDEKLELLASDGMLVKRPLAILGDKVTVGFNEQVYRETWL